A portion of the Apus apus isolate bApuApu2 chromosome 3, bApuApu2.pri.cur, whole genome shotgun sequence genome contains these proteins:
- the LOC127382426 gene encoding saccharopine dehydrogenase-like oxidoreductase produces MSKPACGPERERLPLPPSCWTESKGSSSPQGPRRRCPWRGQQQRPRSCPRAAPPPRLRRLRRPRAHSAHKRPQRPPRAPASRTAPAGAGRARGGAGPSGTGRCLARAGSAGAAAAAGAMAAGGSGGVGEPERPYELVVFGASGFTGQFVVEEVARAAASGALRGPLRWAVAGRSREKLQAVLERAADRLGKAALGAEVGVLLCDVGDAASLAAMARQTRLVLSCVGPYRFFGEPVVEACVENGASYIDISGEPQFLEEMYLKYNAKAAEKGAYVVGSCGFDSIPADMGVLYTRDKLKGTLTAVESFLTVKSGPEGSSVHDGTWKSAVYGLADQDNLRKLRKKIGYAPVPVIGAKLKKRGLVFYNREFKKYSIPFIGSDVSVVKRSQRYLHTELKETPVQYGAYVNVGGLGSVIKLMFAGILFLLLAKFSFGRKLLTKYPEFFSAGYFTKKGPTEKQMDGTSFTMTFFGEGYSEGQDPQNGKPNVKICTEVKGPEPGYVATPIAMVQAAVSLLEDAACLPKQGGVYSPAAVFCKTKLIDRLNKRGIEFSVISKPEV; encoded by the exons ATGTCAAAACCCGCTTGCGGCCCTGAGAGAGAGCGCCTGCCCCTCCCTCCTAGCTGCTGGACTGAGAGCAAAGgttcctcctccccacagggGCCGCGCCGCCGCTGTCCCTggcgggggcagcagcagcggccGAGGAGCTGCCCGAGGGCTGCGCCCCCGCCGCGGCTCCGCAGGCTCCGCAGGCCCCGCGCCCACAGCGCCCACAAACGGCCGCAACGGCCGCCCCGCGCGCCAGCCTCGCGCACCGCCCCcgccggcgcggggcgggcccggggcggggcgggcccgaGTGGTACCGGGCGCTGCCTGGCGCGGGCCGGCAgtgcgggggctgcggcggcTGCGGGAGCGATGGCAGctggcggcagcggcggggtGGGGGAGCCCGAGCGGCCCTACGAGCTGGTGGTGTTTGGGGCCTCGGGCTTCACCGGCCAGTTCGTGGTGGAGGAGGTGGCGCGGGCGGCAGCCAGCGGGGCCCTGCGCGGCCCCCTGCGCTGGGCCGTGGCCGGACGGAGCCGGGAGAAGCTGCAGGCGGTGCTGGAGCGGGCGGCCGACAGGCTGG GGAAGGCGGCGCTCGGGGCGGAGGTCGGCGTGCTGCTCTGCGATGTGGGCGACGCGGCCTCGCTGGCCGCCATGGCGAGGCAGACCCGGCTGGTGCTCAGCTGCGTGGGCCCG TATAGGTTCTTTGGAGAGCCTGTGGTAGAAGCTTGTGTTGAAAATGGTGCAAGCTACATTGACATCAGTGGAGAGCCTCAG TTTCTGGAAGAAATGTACCTGAAATACAATGCCAAAGCTGCGGAAAAAGGAGCATATGTCGTTGGAAGCTGTGGCTTTGACTCTATACCAGCTGATATGGGAGTACTGTACACCAGAGACAAGCTGAAAG GTACCTTAACTGCCGTTGAAAGTTTCCTGACTGTGAAGTCTGGACCTGAG GGTTCTTCTGTACACGATGGGACCTGGAAGTCAGCTGTTTATGGCCTCGCAGATCAAGACAACCTGAGGAAGCTTCGGAAAAAGATTGGATATGCCCCTGTTCCAGTAATCGGTGCAAAACTTAAGAAAAG AGGACTTGTGTTTTACAATCGGGAATTCAAAAAGTACTCCATTCCATTCATAGGATCTGATGTTTCTGTTGTAAAACGGTCTCAGCGTTATCTGCACACAGAGTTGAAGGAAACACCT GTGCAGTATGGTGCTTATGTGAACGTAGGTGGTCTTGGCTCTGTTATCAAGTTGATGTTTGctggcattttatttcttctccttgcGAAGTTTAGCTTTGGAAGAAAACTTCTGACAAAA TACCCAgaatttttctctgctggatACTTCACAAAGAAAGGACCAACCGAGAAACAG ATGGATGGAACTTCTTTTACAATGACTTTTTTTGGTGAGGGTTACAGTGAGGGGCAAGATCCCCAGAATGGCAAACCAAATGTAAAGATCTGCACAGAAGTCAAGGGACCAG aGCCTGGCTATGTTGCTACGCCAATTGCAATGGTTCAAGCAGCTGTATCTCTTCTGGAAGATGCAGCTTGTCTGCCTAAACA GGGTGGTGTATATTCTCCAGCAGCtgtcttctgcaaaacaaaactgattgATCGCCTCAACAAACGTGGTATTGAGTTCTCTGTTATTAGCAAGCCTGAAGTCTGA